The Falsibacillus albus genome has a window encoding:
- a CDS encoding YeiH family protein — protein sequence MNTLQRFPLMGGVFFTFIIAVIGTFLAKLPFFSMIGPLASAILIAVLFRQFFGYPTAIKSGIDFSSKRLLRLAIILFGLKLNILMIVNQGPAVLLLGSFSIIFSIILMLWLGKLLKSDKSITLLLGVGTGICGAAAIAAIAPIVKAKEEDTALSVGIIAMMGTIFSVSYTLLFSWFPISTHHYALWSGISLHEIAHVALAAAPAGGDALALALLAKLGRVLLLIPVSLIFIYWMRKKENDRNEAKIEFPYFLLGFLLMSLAGTLLTQYGFLNQTMIDSVSKVTTFILTMAMTGLGLNIHFKELREKALRPLLTIFIVSVLLSLVTFGLVEVLF from the coding sequence TTGAATACATTACAACGATTCCCTCTAATGGGCGGAGTTTTTTTCACCTTTATCATTGCCGTCATCGGCACATTTTTAGCGAAGCTGCCATTTTTCAGCATGATCGGACCATTAGCTTCTGCCATCCTGATCGCCGTTTTGTTCCGGCAATTTTTCGGCTATCCGACTGCCATAAAATCGGGGATTGATTTCAGTTCAAAAAGACTGCTCCGTTTGGCTATCATTCTATTTGGTTTAAAGCTGAATATTTTGATGATCGTCAACCAAGGGCCGGCTGTTTTGCTATTAGGGAGCTTTTCCATCATTTTTTCAATCATTCTCATGCTTTGGCTTGGCAAACTATTAAAAAGCGATAAATCGATCACACTCTTGCTTGGGGTCGGCACAGGCATTTGTGGTGCTGCCGCGATTGCCGCAATCGCACCGATCGTCAAGGCAAAGGAAGAGGATACGGCTTTGAGCGTCGGCATCATCGCGATGATGGGAACCATTTTTTCCGTTTCCTATACGCTTCTATTCTCCTGGTTCCCTATCTCCACCCATCACTATGCATTGTGGAGCGGGATCAGCCTGCATGAAATCGCACATGTCGCCCTTGCAGCAGCTCCTGCAGGCGGCGATGCACTGGCCCTTGCTCTCCTAGCTAAGCTTGGCAGGGTGCTTCTCTTAATCCCGGTCAGTTTGATCTTTATTTATTGGATGCGAAAAAAAGAGAATGATAGAAATGAAGCAAAAATTGAGTTCCCTTATTTCCTTCTCGGCTTTTTGCTGATGAGCCTCGCGGGAACTTTGCTGACACAGTATGGATTTTTGAATCAAACGATGATCGACAGTGTGTCCAAAGTGACGACATTCATTTTGACGATGGCCATGACCGGACTCGGCCTCAACATACACTTTAAAGAACTTAGGGAAAAAGCGCTGAGGCCGCTGCTGACCATCTTCATCGTCTCTGTTCTTTTGTCGCTTGTTACCTTTGGTCTCGTGGAAGTGCTCTTTTAA
- a CDS encoding LysR family transcriptional regulator, with protein sequence MEQKYSVFLAVAEERSFSRAADSLFISQPAVSQYVAGLEKELGAALIIRDHKKLRLTKAGKILYEYVVELKQAHKEMNQKIQGILNIPAGELRIGASYTFGEYILPHTISILMEKFPNIHPTITIGNTTEIAAKLHDDQLDIGIVEGMNLHQDLTVIKLTEDEMYIAAGKDHSLAGKTRITAKELEHERWIIREKGSGTREATDQFLKSQGIKPLESMECGSTQIIKESVEAGLGISLISRWAIRKEYDMKLLRILNHKDTPVKRDFSIIRQSEKDSSKAIEVFQEVLLEYFL encoded by the coding sequence ATGGAGCAAAAATATTCAGTTTTTCTGGCGGTGGCGGAAGAAAGGAGTTTTTCAAGGGCGGCGGATTCGTTGTTCATTTCCCAGCCAGCTGTGAGCCAATATGTTGCAGGGCTTGAAAAGGAGCTTGGGGCGGCATTGATCATCCGGGATCATAAAAAACTTCGACTTACGAAGGCAGGGAAGATTTTGTATGAGTACGTGGTCGAATTAAAGCAGGCACATAAAGAGATGAATCAAAAAATCCAAGGTATCCTCAACATACCTGCTGGGGAGCTCAGGATTGGCGCCAGTTATACATTCGGCGAGTACATCCTTCCGCATACGATCTCGATTTTAATGGAGAAGTTTCCAAATATACACCCGACCATCACGATCGGAAACACGACGGAAATCGCGGCCAAGCTCCACGATGATCAATTGGATATCGGAATCGTCGAAGGGATGAACCTACATCAAGATCTCACCGTAATTAAATTGACAGAGGACGAAATGTACATTGCAGCGGGGAAAGATCACTCGTTGGCAGGAAAGACACGTATCACTGCGAAAGAACTGGAACACGAACGCTGGATCATACGCGAAAAAGGCTCAGGCACAAGAGAGGCGACCGATCAATTCCTAAAAAGCCAGGGGATAAAACCACTAGAATCCATGGAATGCGGCAGCACCCAGATCATCAAAGAATCCGTAGAAGCAGGGCTCGGCATCAGCCTGATCTCGCGCTGGGCCATCCGAAAAGAATACGACATGAAGCTACTGCGCATATTGAATCATAAAGACACCCCCGTCAAAAGGGACTTCTCAATCATCCGGCAGTCGGAAAAAGACTCTTCAAAAGCAATCGAAGTGTTTCAAGAAGTGCTGTTGGAATACTTTCTATGA
- a CDS encoding MDR family MFS transporter, whose amino-acid sequence MRIRDWDRNLKVRLFGEALLNLTFWMFFPFLTIYFTEAFGKEKAGILLIGSQVFSVLANLLGGYYADRYGRKKMMVLSAFGQGVAFLVFGFANSPWLESATLGFICFTFAGMCGSVYWPASQAMVADVVDEKERSNVFAVFYTSINIAVVLGPMLGGIFYVHYRFQLLAVSGLVCMLLAFMLFKWTRETAPLLVNNDGAEAIQKLKWHEALWNQVKDYRVIIRDKTFLLFIIAGVLAAQTFMQLDLLIPVYIKETIKEAPLLHFGDWSLNLRSEQIFGFVLSENGLLVALFTVFVTKWMTKYYERNVFMISSIVYGLAIFMMGQFGTVWGMIIAMAFFTFAELMTVGIQQSFISKLAPEHMRGQYFAAASLRFTIGRTLAPLSIPLTTLFGYEWTFLSLTFLAVLSAAIYWLMFRRFEKDKTETASAQ is encoded by the coding sequence ATGAGAATCAGGGATTGGGATCGAAATTTGAAAGTCCGTCTATTCGGGGAAGCGCTGTTGAATTTGACATTTTGGATGTTCTTCCCGTTTTTGACGATTTATTTTACAGAAGCATTCGGAAAAGAAAAAGCCGGCATCTTGCTGATCGGCTCTCAGGTCTTCTCCGTGCTGGCCAACCTGCTGGGAGGCTATTATGCGGATCGATACGGCAGGAAGAAAATGATGGTGCTGTCTGCATTCGGGCAAGGTGTGGCCTTTTTAGTATTCGGCTTTGCCAATTCGCCTTGGCTTGAATCAGCGACGCTCGGCTTCATTTGCTTCACTTTTGCCGGCATGTGCGGATCGGTCTATTGGCCCGCCAGTCAGGCAATGGTCGCAGATGTCGTCGATGAAAAGGAGCGGAGCAACGTTTTCGCCGTCTTCTACACTTCGATCAACATTGCTGTCGTCCTCGGACCGATGCTCGGCGGAATATTTTATGTGCACTATCGTTTTCAATTATTGGCTGTATCCGGATTAGTATGCATGCTGCTTGCCTTCATGCTCTTCAAATGGACACGAGAAACCGCACCTCTTTTGGTCAACAATGACGGCGCAGAAGCGATCCAAAAACTGAAATGGCATGAAGCATTATGGAATCAAGTGAAGGACTACCGCGTTATCATCCGCGACAAGACCTTTCTATTATTCATCATCGCCGGCGTCCTGGCTGCACAGACCTTCATGCAGCTCGACCTGCTGATACCTGTTTATATAAAAGAAACGATTAAAGAGGCGCCGCTCCTCCATTTCGGTGATTGGTCGCTGAATCTAAGGAGTGAGCAGATATTCGGCTTTGTCCTATCTGAAAACGGCCTCCTCGTCGCACTTTTTACCGTTTTTGTGACAAAATGGATGACAAAGTATTACGAACGGAACGTCTTTATGATCTCTTCCATCGTATACGGACTCGCCATCTTCATGATGGGGCAATTCGGCACCGTCTGGGGAATGATCATCGCAATGGCCTTCTTCACCTTTGCAGAGCTGATGACAGTCGGCATCCAGCAAAGCTTCATCTCGAAGCTCGCGCCTGAACACATGAGGGGACAATATTTCGCCGCGGCCAGCCTTCGGTTCACGATCGGCCGGACGCTCGCACCATTGTCCATCCCGCTTACGACCCTATTTGGCTATGAATGGACCTTCCTTTCGCTGACTTTCCTCGCCGTGCTCAGCGCCGCCATCTATTGGCTGATGTTCCGTCGGTTTGAAAAAGACAAAACAGAAACAGCGAGTGCTCAATAA
- a CDS encoding aminopeptidase, translated as MTTFQDKMERYAELAVKVGVNIQKNQTLVVNATIDAAEFVRLVVKKAYEAGAKHVNVNWGDDQISRMKYEMAPREAFDEFPEWRAREMEDLAEKGAAFMSIISSSPDLLKGVEGERIAAFQKAAGTALNKYRQYIQSDKVSWTVVAVPSENWAKKVFPEADANEAVDKLWDAIFKATRSDLEDPVQAWKDHDASLHEKVDYLNGKNYHKLHYKAPGTDLTIELPEGHLWVGAGSINSDDNEFMANMPTEEVFTVPLKTGVNGTVSSTKPLSYGGNIIDNFSLTFENGRIVDVKAEEGEETLKRLVETDEGSHYLGEVALVPFNSPISQSNILFYNTLFDENASNHLAIGSAYAFCIEGGKKMSKEELEKNGLNDSITHVDFMIGSSEMDIDGITKDGSSEPVFRNGDWAF; from the coding sequence ATGACAACTTTCCAGGATAAAATGGAACGATACGCCGAATTGGCCGTTAAGGTCGGCGTAAATATTCAAAAGAACCAAACATTGGTCGTCAATGCAACGATCGATGCAGCCGAGTTCGTTCGCTTGGTCGTAAAAAAGGCCTATGAAGCAGGCGCTAAGCATGTGAACGTCAACTGGGGCGATGATCAGATCAGCCGTATGAAATATGAAATGGCGCCGCGCGAAGCATTCGATGAATTTCCTGAATGGCGTGCAAGGGAAATGGAAGACTTAGCTGAAAAAGGTGCAGCTTTCATGTCGATCATTTCTTCAAGCCCGGACCTTTTAAAAGGAGTAGAAGGAGAAAGAATCGCCGCTTTCCAAAAGGCAGCTGGTACTGCCCTGAATAAATACCGCCAATACATACAATCCGATAAAGTCAGCTGGACAGTGGTTGCCGTCCCTTCTGAAAACTGGGCGAAAAAGGTATTCCCTGAAGCAGATGCAAACGAAGCAGTAGATAAGCTTTGGGATGCCATTTTCAAAGCGACGCGTTCTGATTTGGAAGATCCGGTTCAAGCATGGAAAGACCATGACGCTTCCCTTCATGAAAAAGTTGACTATTTGAACGGGAAAAATTATCACAAACTTCATTATAAAGCGCCTGGCACAGATTTGACGATCGAGCTTCCTGAAGGGCACCTTTGGGTTGGAGCAGGCAGCATCAACTCCGATGACAATGAATTCATGGCAAATATGCCGACAGAGGAAGTCTTCACGGTTCCTCTTAAGACAGGTGTCAATGGAACAGTTTCCAGCACGAAGCCTTTGAGCTACGGCGGAAACATCATCGACAACTTCTCCCTTACATTTGAAAATGGACGTATTGTCGATGTAAAAGCAGAAGAAGGCGAAGAAACATTGAAGCGCCTTGTCGAAACGGATGAAGGCTCACACTACTTAGGCGAAGTCGCATTGGTTCCATTCAACTCGCCGATTTCACAGTCGAACATCTTGTTCTACAACACGCTGTTCGATGAAAATGCCTCCAACCACTTGGCGATCGGAAGCGCATATGCGTTCTGCATCGAAGGCGGCAAAAAGATGTCCAAGGAAGAGCTTGAAAAGAATGGACTCAACGACAGCATCACACACGTTGATTTCATGATCGGCTCCTCTGAAATGGACATCGACGGAATCACAAAGGATGGCAGCTCTGAGCCAGTATTCCGCAACGGAGACTGGGCATTCTAA
- a CDS encoding DUF488 domain-containing protein — protein sequence MFQMKRIYEAAEESDGKRVLTDRLWPRGVSKEKAKLDEWMKEIAPSTELRKSFCHDPEKFDQFREKYREELQSEEKAEAVESLKRKGAEGNVTLLYGAKDETYNHAIVLKEFLEGKS from the coding sequence ATGTTTCAGATGAAACGGATTTATGAAGCTGCAGAGGAATCAGATGGGAAAAGAGTCCTCACCGATCGGCTTTGGCCGAGGGGGGTCTCTAAAGAAAAAGCTAAGCTGGACGAGTGGATGAAGGAAATCGCACCAAGTACGGAACTTAGGAAATCTTTCTGTCATGATCCGGAAAAATTTGATCAGTTCAGGGAAAAATATAGAGAAGAACTACAATCGGAAGAAAAAGCAGAAGCGGTTGAATCGCTCAAACGAAAAGGGGCTGAAGGAAACGTGACGCTTCTGTACGGTGCGAAAGATGAAACGTACAACCATGCTATCGTACTCAAAGAATTTTTAGAAGGAAAAAGCTGA
- a CDS encoding Rrf2 family transcriptional regulator gives MRLTNYSDYSLRVLLYLATLPKGELANIKHIAEAYGISKNHLMKVTYELGKMGLVETIRGRNGGIRLGKSPDQINIGSTVRKTEEDFHLVECFDREHNQCVITPVCGLKHVLHKALQSYLAVLDEYTLADLIADPDAYRQYFQSKS, from the coding sequence ATGAGATTAACCAATTATTCCGATTACTCTTTGAGGGTTTTATTATATTTAGCTACGCTTCCAAAAGGCGAATTGGCCAATATTAAGCATATAGCGGAGGCATATGGGATTTCAAAAAACCATCTAATGAAGGTGACCTATGAATTGGGCAAGATGGGGCTGGTCGAAACCATCCGCGGCAGAAACGGCGGCATCCGTCTGGGAAAATCCCCTGACCAGATCAACATCGGTTCGACCGTACGGAAGACCGAGGAAGACTTCCACCTTGTGGAATGCTTCGACCGCGAGCACAACCAATGCGTGATCACGCCTGTGTGCGGATTGAAGCATGTGCTTCATAAAGCCTTGCAGTCATATTTAGCCGTCCTGGACGAATATACATTGGCCGATTTGATAGCCGATCCAGACGCCTATCGTCAATATTTTCAATCAAAAAGCTGA
- the hmpA gene encoding NO-inducible flavohemoprotein, with protein MLSQKTIDIVKSTAPVLEVKGQEITTCFYQLMFNNHPELLNIFNHANQSKGRQQTALANTVYAAAKYIDQLEVLLPAVKQIAHKHRSLAVKPEHYPIVGEFLLKAIKEVLGDAATEDIINAWAEAYGEIANVFISVEKGMYTEAEEQEGGWKDFKEFVVSDKVRESMTITSFYLKPADGGKVTSFLPGQYITIQVQIPGETYTLNRQYSLSCAPGNEYYRISVKRETECMPEGKVSNYLHDEVNIGDMIKVSAPAGDFVLNREENSPIALISGGVGITPMMSMLQTMVKNESKRDVAFIHATRNVDVHAFLEEVQEACQQLENGRSYFGYEANEAEKQAGDFSGYIQKDFLQKVILSSETRCYVCGPKPFMEAVIRQLKEIGIPEDRIHYEFFGPAMVLDTEPVEVK; from the coding sequence ATGTTATCCCAAAAGACAATTGACATCGTCAAATCGACTGCGCCTGTTTTGGAAGTGAAAGGTCAAGAAATTACAACCTGCTTTTATCAATTAATGTTTAACAATCACCCTGAACTTTTAAATATCTTTAACCATGCCAACCAATCGAAGGGACGTCAACAAACGGCCTTGGCCAATACAGTATATGCAGCTGCCAAATACATCGATCAGCTTGAGGTGCTGCTGCCGGCGGTCAAACAAATTGCCCATAAGCATAGAAGCTTGGCCGTCAAGCCTGAGCATTATCCGATCGTCGGTGAATTTTTGCTGAAAGCGATCAAAGAAGTGCTCGGAGACGCGGCAACGGAAGACATCATCAACGCTTGGGCAGAAGCATATGGTGAAATTGCCAACGTCTTCATCAGCGTCGAAAAGGGGATGTACACAGAAGCCGAAGAACAGGAGGGCGGCTGGAAGGACTTCAAGGAGTTCGTCGTAAGCGACAAAGTGAGGGAAAGCATGACGATCACTTCCTTCTACTTAAAGCCAGCAGATGGAGGTAAAGTAACGAGCTTTTTACCAGGGCAATACATCACCATCCAGGTCCAGATTCCAGGGGAAACTTACACGCTTAACCGCCAGTACAGCTTGTCCTGTGCGCCAGGAAACGAATATTACCGCATTTCCGTGAAGCGTGAAACGGAATGCATGCCTGAAGGGAAAGTATCCAACTATCTTCATGATGAAGTGAATATTGGCGATATGATAAAAGTAAGTGCTCCTGCCGGCGACTTCGTCTTGAATAGGGAAGAAAATTCACCGATTGCCTTGATCAGCGGCGGCGTCGGCATCACCCCGATGATGAGCATGCTCCAAACCATGGTGAAAAATGAATCCAAACGGGATGTTGCATTCATCCACGCAACGAGGAACGTAGATGTCCACGCATTCTTGGAAGAAGTACAGGAAGCCTGCCAGCAGCTTGAAAACGGCCGTTCCTACTTTGGCTATGAAGCAAACGAAGCAGAAAAGCAAGCCGGTGATTTTTCCGGCTACATCCAAAAAGATTTCCTGCAAAAAGTGATCCTATCGTCTGAAACAAGATGCTACGTCTGCGGGCCGAAACCGTTCATGGAAGCCGTCATCCGCCAGCTCAAAGAAATCGGCATCCCGGAAGACCGGATCCACTATGAATTCTTCGGCCCGGCCATGGTGCTTGATACAGAACCGGTGGAAGTAAAATAA
- a CDS encoding MBL fold metallo-hydrolase: MKTFYSEHFKLKEIADGIFAAIDSGRGALGNAGIIDMGGFTVVVDTMMTLQAAADLKSAAQALIGKPIKYVATTHCHGDHVRGNQLFDEAAIISTPSTYEAMKERIMPQVKMQIENESAYLSMLTGQLETEKNEEKRSELRSSITLVEEIAKTIHDFSLRLPDVTFEDKLTIAGSTRTLELLHFGSAHSISDTVVWLPDDKVVFAGDLLFVESFPSFQEGNYRRWNRVLDELNKLPFTCAVPGHGGVGGKEDIQHLKELIEHMIQAGDAISAESAAEQLLIPDKFAKWSAQSLFFRNVKKVFNDRQPDK; this comes from the coding sequence TTGAAAACATTTTACTCAGAACACTTTAAGCTAAAGGAAATTGCAGATGGCATATTCGCGGCAATCGATTCGGGAAGAGGCGCACTGGGCAATGCCGGCATCATTGATATGGGCGGCTTTACTGTTGTGGTCGATACGATGATGACACTGCAAGCGGCGGCTGATTTGAAAAGCGCAGCCCAAGCCTTGATCGGAAAGCCGATCAAATATGTCGCGACGACGCATTGCCACGGCGATCATGTCAGGGGCAATCAACTGTTTGATGAAGCCGCGATCATCAGCACCCCTTCGACCTATGAGGCCATGAAGGAACGGATCATGCCGCAGGTCAAGATGCAAATCGAGAACGAATCAGCTTACCTCTCCATGCTGACAGGGCAATTGGAAACGGAAAAAAATGAAGAAAAGCGCAGCGAGCTGAGATCCAGCATCACGCTCGTCGAGGAAATCGCCAAAACGATCCATGATTTCAGCCTGCGCCTCCCGGATGTCACGTTTGAGGACAAGTTGACCATCGCTGGCAGCACGCGGACATTGGAACTTCTTCATTTCGGCAGCGCCCATTCGATATCGGACACCGTCGTTTGGCTGCCGGATGACAAAGTTGTTTTTGCAGGCGACTTGCTGTTCGTCGAAAGCTTCCCATCCTTCCAAGAAGGAAACTATCGCCGCTGGAACCGAGTGCTGGACGAGTTGAACAAGCTTCCATTTACTTGCGCCGTTCCTGGCCACGGTGGAGTCGGCGGTAAAGAAGACATTCAGCATTTAAAGGAATTGATTGAGCATATGATCCAGGCAGGCGACGCAATCTCAGCCGAAAGCGCCGCTGAGCAGCTGTTGATTCCAGACAAGTTTGCAAAATGGAGTGCACAATCATTGTTTTTCCGTAATGTGAAAAAGGTCTTCAACGATCGCCAACCAGACAAATAA
- a CDS encoding DnaJ family domain-containing protein, with amino-acid sequence MDYFDIISEQRIREAHKNGEFDNLPGMGKPLPKDEFANVPQEIRMAYRLMKNAGYSPEESTLRQEMMTIESLIAQCDDEVEKEDLTKQLNEKMLKFNQFMSKRKKNTNSSLFKNYENKIEKKLL; translated from the coding sequence ATGGATTATTTCGATATTATATCCGAACAAAGAATTCGCGAAGCCCATAAGAACGGTGAATTTGACAACCTGCCCGGGATGGGGAAACCGCTGCCGAAGGATGAATTCGCCAATGTCCCCCAAGAAATCCGCATGGCCTACCGATTGATGAAGAACGCAGGCTACTCCCCTGAAGAATCGACCCTCAGACAAGAGATGATGACCATCGAAAGCCTCATCGCTCAATGCGATGACGAAGTCGAAAAAGAAGACCTCACCAAGCAGCTCAACGAGAAGATGCTCAAATTCAACCAATTCATGTCCAAACGAAAAAAGAACACAAACTCTTCGTTATTCAAAAACTACGAGAACAAGATCGAAAAGAAGCTATTGTAA